Genomic window (Jeotgalibaca ciconiae):
CCATTTAATCCCTACTCCTATTCTTTCGGTGCAAAGTCTTCTCCAAAATATTTCTCACTAATCTCAGTAATTGTTCCATCTTCAATCGCTTCTTTTAAAGCTGCATTGATTTCTTCTACAAGAGCTGCACCATCATCTGTTTTACTAATTAACAGATAACTGTAAGGAGCACCGATTCTAGATGAGTCTTCTTCGCTCAATTCGATTAGCTTTAATTTTAAGCCATGTTCTTCAATAAACAAAGAAGCCATCGCTTTATCAATCAATTGAAAATCGTGCTTACCACTCTCAACGCCTTGTAAAACAACTAACAGTTCTGCTTCAGAGTAATTAATGTCGATGAGTGCATCTGGATTTTCTTCATTATACTTTTCCAAAGCCGTGGCATAATTCAAACCAGGTGATACTTCTGTTGATTTGCCTACAAGGTCATTGAAATTATTAATTTCTGTTGATTCCTCTGCCACTGCAATCACATATTGATTTTTGAAAATTGCGTCTGAAAAGATGTATTTCTCTCTCCGCTCATCATTACTTGCAAAATTATTTGCTCCTACTTGATAACGATCTGTATCAAGACCAGATAATACAGAAGCACGCTCTGCTTTTTCAAAAGAAATATCATATTTATCTATTTTTTCAAATACCGCTTCTACAAGTTCAATATCATAACCAACCAGCTCGTCATTTTCATTTACATAAGTAAAGGGTTTTGGCGCACCAGAAGTCGCAATAACAATTTTTTCTTTGCTGCTTTCTTCACTCGTTTCTGCAGCATTTGTACTTCCGCAAGCTGCTAAGAGCAACGCTCCTGTAAGAGTTAAAAATGTTTTAACTATTTGATTCTTTTTCATTTGACTTCCTCATTCCGTTTGAATTTTTCACTAGGAGTCTTACTTAATAAATAACGTTCTTGTGGCTGGTTCCATAAGGTTTCATAATCAATTTTGTCCCAAAAACGGGTGTTGTAATCAATAAAAATTGACTTTGGCTTTTCTGTGCTCTTTGCTAAATCAGCAAAATAAGTGTTGTTTTTAAAAGCCGGAATCTCATACAAATCTCTGGCATATCCCCAGATATTTTTAAAGTCCACAATGCGATTGCGAATTGGACCCAAGTTTTTAAAGTAACGAGTATCGAAACGCGCTAACGTTACAAATAAACGAATATCTGAATCCGTTACATAATCACCGAATAGAAACCGATTGTTTTCTAGGCGCTCTTCAATCTCATCAAATGCTTGGTACAAGTTATTGTATGCATCATTATATGCTTCTAAAGATTGAGCAAACATTGCTTTATAAACGCCATTGTTCACATGTTCGAATAGATAATCATTATATGCATCGATTTCTTCCCGCAATTCTTCCGGATACAAATCCGGTGCATCTGGTGCTTGAAAAGGACGAAATTCTGTTTCAAAATAATTTGTTAGCCAGACATAGTCATTGTTGATGACTCTTTTCGTTTTTACATCCACGACTGCTGGTACCGTAGCACGACCTTTATACTCTGGATCTGCATTAGCATATAGTTCGCTTAAAAATTGGACATCTAAAACGGGATCCTTGTTTCCTTCATCAAAAACAAATTCCCATCCTAGATCTTTTTCACGGGGCGTTCTGCCTACTAAATTTACACTAATGACATCTTGAAGTCCTAATAACTCAATGGCAATCGATGCACGATTCGACCAGTGGCATCCCTTTGCCCAAACTAAACGATATCGTCCAGCTTCAACTGGATTGTGTTCTTTTCCTGATCCAAAGGGCGTGTCAAAATGATTTTTCTGACGATGAAAATACCCCTTTTCATCAATTTCATTTACTAATTCGCTTGGCCTTTCCCGAACTTCTTGTACCATATTTATTCCTCTTTTCTAGTTAATTTTTCTCTACCATGTGCCATATTCCAATCCTCTAAGGATGGTCCTTTTGGAAGAATTTTCGAAACAGTACTTTCTGCATCGATTGTTGTCGATAAAAAATAATGTTTTTTAATTGCTTCAAAATTAGTTGTGTCACCAAAACCTGGTGTCTGGTATAAATCACGAGCATAAGCCCATAAGTTTGGATAATCTTTAATACGTTTTTGATTTACTCGAAATGCGGTATAATACGCAACATCGAATCTTGCTAAGGTAACATACAACCTAACATCTGAATCGGTTAGTTGATTGCCGAATAGATATCGTCGTGTAGCCAAACGTTCTTCTAATTCATCCAAACATTGAAATACACCATCATATGCCTCAGCATAGGCCTCTTGCGATCGAGCAAACCCAGCTCTATAAACGCCATTATTAATATCATGAAATATACGCTCATTTAATTGCCGAATTTGCTCCTGAAGCTCTACGGGAAATAAATTTGGGGCATTTTTTTTATGAAACTTCGACCATGCTGTCTCCAATTGATACGTTAATTCATGATAGTCATTGTTCACCACTTTTCCTGTTTCCATATCGACAACGGCAGGTACAGTTGGCCTTCCCTTGTAATGTGGATCCGCTTTTAAATAGGCTTCACTGATATATTGAATTCCCAATAGAGGGTCTAGATGATTTTCGTCTAATGTAAATGCCCAATCAATATGATCTAATGGCGGGCGTAATGGATCAGCTTCGCCGACACTGATGACATATTCCAACCCAAGCAACTTGCGGACAATAATCAAACGATGAGCCCAAGGACAAACTGCTGACCATAAAATACGATATTTTCCTGGTGCAACAGGCAACTCATTTAGTCCTTCTCCAAAAGGAGTATGGAACTGATTCTTTTGTCGATTGTATTTTCCGTTCGCTTCTATCTCAACAGTTTTTATTGCACTCATTGAGTTTCCTCCTCCGTTTATTCAAATCGATGACGGTCATGTGGTTCATTCCAAATGGAAATCTCTGGCCCTTTTGCGACAATGCCATAGGGATTATTACCATGATTTCCCAATTGATAGCCTTTCTTTATTGCATCAAAATCAGTTGTATTACCAAAGCCAGGTGTTTGGTAAAGATCTTTCGCATAGTTCCAGATATTTGGAAAATCAATGATCCGATTGCGATTTGTCTTAAACACTAAATAGTATGCAACGTCAAACCGAACAAGTGTCACATAAAAACGAACATCAGCATCGGTAATCTTGTTTCCAAATAAATAACGTTGTGTAGACAATCGTTCCTCTAATATATCCAACCTAGCGAACAGAGCATCATAAGCTTCTTCATATTTTTCTTGTGTTTTAGAAAAACCAGCTTTGTATACTCCATTATTCACTTCATGAAATAAAATTTCGTTAAAAGCATCAATCTCATCGCGTAATTCTTCAGGATACAAATCAGGTGCGCCTTCTTTATGGAATTTCTTAAAAGCTGTTTCCCAATAATTCGTCAATTTAAAGTAATCATTATTTACTACTTTATTTGTTTTTACATCGACAACTGTTGGTACTGTTGCCCGTCCTTCATAAGTTGGATCCGTTTGTGCATAAATTTCTGGTAGATAGCGAATATTCAGTACAGGATCAACTCCGCCTTCATCTAACGAAAACTCCCAACCTTTGTCTGTTCTTATTGGACTTGCAGTACCCACGCTGATAACATCTTGCAAGCCAAGTAACTCACGAACGATGATGGAACGATGTGCCCAAGGACAAATTCCAGCCACCAACAGTCGATAGCGACCTGCTTCTACCGGTAAATCTCCTGGTCCGTCTCCAAATGGGGTATCGAAATGATTTCCTTGGCGAACGAATGCACCTTCTTTTGATATTTCATGGGCATCCTCTGTAGTAGCAACTGTAATAACTTTTATCTTTTCTGCCATTTTAATGTGCTCCTATCTTTTTCAAATTTTTCTCTGTATAAATAGTAGGAATACTGGATTCCAATTTGATACTTTCATTCACTTGATAACCCAAGCGCTCATAAAATCCTCTAGCTTGCACTTGACTTGTAATTACAATTTTTTCGTATCCTTGTGTCCGAATCACTTCTTCTACCGCTTCTATCAATTTTCTGCCATATCCTTGGAATTGAAATTTAGGAACAATTGCGACTCTTTCAATTTTTGCAAAGTCTGAGTGGGTGGTGTTGATCCTCGCTGTTCCTATACCGTTACCTTTCTCTGCAAGCAAAACATACTGATACGTTTTGCCAGTTTTTTCATCAAATTCAAGTTCAATGGGAATTCCTTGTCCAACAACAAACGTTTCCTTCCGAACTTCATAAACAAGAGCCAACTGCCAGACTTGGTCAACAACATAAATTTCCAACAATAAAAATCACCTCCAAAAAAATCCGCCCTTCTCTATCTTCATAGAGAAGGGCGGATTTTCCGTGTTACCACCTTCATTTATTGCTTCTTCACAGAAACAACCTCATTAAGTACATCACAAAAAATGCTTTATACTCAGTATTTTTAACGGGTACTACCGTCAATAGCTCATGTAACCACACTTGCCATTGATTGCTCAAAGACCATTTTCTTCTTGTTCCTTTCATCTATTCGCACCAAACATAGACTCTCTTTGCAAACGAACAAAACTACTTATCTTATCAATGCATTCTTTTGATATTTCATTTCTTTAGTTGAATACTAGAATAGCATTGATTAGAAAATAATGATAATTGATAAATTTTATCATCATCTATTAATTTTTCTTATAGATAAGCCTGAATCAAAAAAAGAGAAGAAATATGGCGTAACCCATATTTCTTCTCTTTTCTCATTTAGAAATCGTATAAAACCGTTGATAAGTAACGCTCACCGTTATCAGGAACAACTGTTAGAACTTTCTTTCCTTTTCCTAATTTTTTAGCGATGTCGATTGCTGCTTTTATCGCAGCACCACCCGATACACCGACTAGAATTCCTTCTGACTTGCCTACTTCTCTAGCAACTTCGATTGCCTCATCAGCTGTAACTTGCAATACCTCTTGGTAAATTTCTGTATCCAGAACTTTTGGGACAAATCCTGCTGAAATCCCTTGAATCTTATGCGGACCGGGCTTTCCACCCGATAATACAGGAGATTCTGCTGACTCGACTGCATATATTTCAATATCTGGATATGTTTCTTTCAACACTCCACCTGCACCCGTGACCGTTCCGCCAGTACCAACTCCAGAAATAAATGCATCTACTCCATCTTCTCCAAATGCCTCAACAATTTCTTTCCCTGTTGTATTCTTGTGAATGGTTGGATTTGCCAAATTATCAAACTGAAGAGGCATGAACCAGCCGTTTTCTTCCGACAATTCCGTAGCTTTATTAATAGCACCCACTGTTCCGTCCGCTCCTGGTGTTAATACCAGTTCTGCTCCATAGACTTGAATCAATTTACGGCGTTCGATTGAAAATGTGTCCGGCAATACAATAACAACTTTATATCCTTTTACCGCTCCCACAAAAGCTAATCCAACACCTGTATTTCCAGATGTAGGTTCTACAATTGTTCCGCCTGGTTGCAATAAGCCATCTTTTTCTGCCTGCTCAACCATCGCTAATGCAATACGATCTTTTACTGACCCGGCTGGATTATAGGACTCTAATTTTACATAGACATCCGCAGCGCCTTCTGGAACCACTTTGTTTAACTTCACGATTGGTGTGTCTCCTGTTAATTCTAGAATGCTATCTACTATCTTTACCATTGTTTATTCCCCTTTTCTCTTTTGAAAGTCGGTTACTGAATTTTTTTAATATATAGCTAACATTATAACATGAATGTAACCGTTCTTATTATTAGTAATTATAATGGCTAGCCATTAATTCTTTCTATGACTGTTTAGAAAATTAAGACAGTATTCTACTATCCTCTGCCCTATTTTAAAATACAAAGCAAATTTCGATGCTGTACTTTACTTTTTCTCTATTTTGTAAAGTACAGGGCTCTATTTGTTGCTGTACTTTGTTTTTTCGGGAATTTTTAAAATACAGAGCTCTTTTCATTTCTGTACTTTACAATTTCTGCTATAAGACAAAATTTTCGATCAAAAAAGGAGAAAGCTTTTTCGCCTTCCTCCTTCTTATTATATTTCCCTTAATACTCGTATCCTTTAAACCAATGCTGAGTGCTATTAGCTATTTTAACTAGAAGCAGCATGACGGGAACTTCTACCAAAACTCCCACTACTGTAACCAGCGTTGCTCCTGAATCTAAACCAAATAGTGAGATAGAAACCGCTACAGAAAGCTCAAAAAAATTACTGGTCCCAATCATAGCAGCTGGCGCTGCAATAGAGAATGGCAGGCGACACGCTTTCGCTCCACCGTAGCTGATAAAGAAAATAAAAAGATTTTGGATAATCAACGGAACAGCAATTAATAGGATATGGAAGGGATTATTCAAAATCCTTTCTCCTTGAAAAGAAAAAATAATGATTAAAGTAAGCAATAATCCTACAATCGTAACTCCATCAAACTTCTTTAAAAAGATGTGTTCGAAATACTCTATCCCTTTCTTTTTCACAACTACATTACGGGTTATGAATCCCAAAGCAAGTGGTACAACTACAAATAGTAAAGTTGAAAACAGCAGCGTATCCATCGGTACATCTACATTTCCGATTCCTAATAAGAAAGCTACAATCGGCGCAAATAAAACTAATATCAAAATATCATTTATAGAAACTTGAACAAGAGTATAGGCCGCGTCCCCTTTGGTGAGGTGGCTCCAGACAAATACCATTGCTGTACACGGCGCAGCACCAAGAAGCACTGCTCCTGCAATGTACTCGCGAGCTAGCTCGTGCCCAATAAAATTGTTAAATACAACTAAGAAGAAAAAGGATGCAATAGCGAACATAGTGAAAGGCTTAATCAACCAATTAACAGTAGTAGTTAAAAATAATCCTTTTGGCTTCTTAGTCGCATTAAGGATACTAGTGAAGTCAATTTTTAACATCATTGGAAAAATCATCAACCAAATTAAAACCGCTGTTGGTACCGAAACATTGAAGTATTCAAACTTGCTCAGAGTTTCTGGAACCGTAGGAAGAAAGCGGCCAATCAGAACTCCTACAAACATACAGAGAGCTACCCAGACAGTTAAATATCTTTCCCAAAGACTCATACTGCTTTTTGTATTTTCTACTTCTTTATTTAATGTATTCTTTTTCATCGTTCTCCTCCAATAACTCTATATGTTGGTTATCCTTTTTTTGATTTTCTTCCGTCACACAGATACAGTGCTTATCCGAAGAAAATAAGATCTTTGTATCAGAAAGCAATTGCTCCACACTATCTTTCTTGATTGAATAGTAGTGCCAGGTTCCTTTCCTTTCTGCTGTTACAAGTTCTGCTTCCACCAGTACTTTGATATGATGTGATAGAGTGGGCTGCGTAAAATCAAAATGATTCAACACATCACAAGCGCATAACGTTCCACAAGATAATAAATCTAAAATTTTTACTCGTTTCGGTTCGGACATTGCTTTCATCACTTTTGCATAATTTGTATAGTCGATTTTATATCTCCCTTTCTAATTCAATCTACAGAACGATAAAAATAATTTCATATAAAAACCACTAGATAGATAATCTTCTATCTAAATATAGAAGATTATCTATCTAGTGTCAAGAATATAAATTTATCTCCATCGAAAATGGACTAGAAGTTGAAAAGTATTCTTAATCAGATAGAACCAACAAATCAAATCTGCTTAAACTTCCCTTTATTTAGCTGACTTCTCCTTCGAAGTGACGTTATATACATACAGCCCTGCTAATACCCAAAAAGAAGCAAAAGAAATACCTGCTATGAGATCGCCCAAATAATGTGCATTAAAGTAAAGACGTGAAAATAATATAGCTGCCCATAAACCAATAGACAGCATACTTATACAAATCCTAATCCCCTTATTCTTTATTAATGGAATAAAAACTAAAAGAATCGTTAAAAAGAAAAGAGTACTACCGATAGCATGACCACTTGGAAAAGAAAATCCCTTATCTTGGATTAAATGTCCCATTGGTCGGGGGCGTTGAAAGATTCGTTTCATTACTGCTCCTAGGAGGCCGCCCGTTGAAATGACTCCCAGAAACCAGAGAGATAAATCTTTAAATTTATTGATAAAGAGAACCAGTGCAAAAGTAGCAGTAATTATTATATAAGCAATCGGATTACCCAGCGTTGCTGAAAAAGTCATAAAAGTTTGTAAAAATTCTCCATCATAATTCATTTGTGGATAATTAAATGTTTTTTGAAATGATTCCATTAAACTTTGTTCCATATTTATAAGGGGCTGAAAATTAGTCTGAATTAAAAAACAAGTGATTCCAAAAATTAAGCTACATATGATTCCGATAATTAAATACCCTTTGCTAAAATTAATGATATGATTATTTCTTTTTATTGACACTCTCTAATCCCCCTTCATCATGTTTCATTATTAAATCATAAATGATTGTTCAGTATTTGCAACACTTTTGATCGCAAAAAGAAGGTCTGTGACATTTTCCCATGCCCCACAGACCTTCTTTTACTACAATCTATACATTTATTTTTCTGCTAGCCAGCGCTTTAATCATTTTCGGATCTGAATGAGAGAAAAATTGACTATCTCCGATATTCAGCGTAGAAATCTGTTCTTTATCTTCCTTCGTTAAGGAAAAATCAAAGACATCCAGATTCTCTTTCATTCGTTGAGGACTAACCGTTTTCGCAAGCACAACTATATCTTGTTCTACTAACCAGCGAATAATGACTTGTGCAACCGATTTGTTATACTTCTTCCCGATTTCGGAAAGAAGTTCATTTTGGAAAATATTATTCTTTCCTTCTGCGAATGGTGCCCATGCTTCTGGGACAACTTCTTCTTGTCTTAATGCGTCAATGACCTCTTTTTGTTGATGGAACGGATTGATTTCAATTTGGTTGATTTGTGGTGTGATTTCATTGAACAGTGCTAAATCCACCACTCTATCCACAGCAAAATTTGACACGCCAATTGCTTTAATCTTTCCTTCTTTTTGCAATTCTTCCATAGCTCTCCATGCACCGTACACATCATTATACGGTTGATGCAACAGTAACAAATCAACATAATCAAGACCTAGCCGCTCTAATGAACGTTGGAAAGAAGCTTGGACGCCTTCATAAGAGGTATTTTCTATCCAAATTTTAGTGGTAATAAACAATTCTTCTCGTGCTACACCCGAGTTTGCAATTCCAAGACCAGTAGCTTCTTCATTCATATAGGACTGAGCTGTATCGATATGACGATAGCCGGCTTGAATGGCTTGTATTACAGCTTGTTCTGTTTCGTTATCTGGTATTTGGAAAGTGCCAAATCCTAAAATAGGCATTTCCACTCCGTTATTCAATCTTACTTTTTGCATATTATTTCCCTCCAATGAGTATTCATGAACGTTATGTTTCATTATTTTTGAAATGTTTCATTTTCCATAATTCTTCTACTTGATCATCAGACAGTTTACCTGCTTCAAAAAGCGCAATATGCTCGTCGTAGGTATCAATTTTGTATTGAAGTAATTCTCTCGTTTTATTTATCTCATCGATTTTTTCATCAATTTCTTGTAACTGATCTTTTAAGATTTGTTTTTGAGCATA
Coding sequences:
- a CDS encoding transporter substrate-binding domain-containing protein; its protein translation is MKKNQIVKTFLTLTGALLLAACGSTNAAETSEESSKEKIVIATSGAPKPFTYVNENDELVGYDIELVEAVFEKIDKYDISFEKAERASVLSGLDTDRYQVGANNFASNDERREKYIFSDAIFKNQYVIAVAEESTEINNFNDLVGKSTEVSPGLNYATALEKYNEENPDALIDINYSEAELLVVLQGVESGKHDFQLIDKAMASLFIEEHGLKLKLIELSEEDSSRIGAPYSYLLISKTDDGAALVEEINAALKEAIEDGTITEISEKYFGEDFAPKE
- a CDS encoding glutathione S-transferase C-terminal domain-containing protein; translated protein: MVQEVRERPSELVNEIDEKGYFHRQKNHFDTPFGSGKEHNPVEAGRYRLVWAKGCHWSNRASIAIELLGLQDVISVNLVGRTPREKDLGWEFVFDEGNKDPVLDVQFLSELYANADPEYKGRATVPAVVDVKTKRVINNDYVWLTNYFETEFRPFQAPDAPDLYPEELREEIDAYNDYLFEHVNNGVYKAMFAQSLEAYNDAYNNLYQAFDEIEERLENNRFLFGDYVTDSDIRLFVTLARFDTRYFKNLGPIRNRIVDFKNIWGYARDLYEIPAFKNNTYFADLAKSTEKPKSIFIDYNTRFWDKIDYETLWNQPQERYLLSKTPSEKFKRNEEVK
- a CDS encoding glutathione S-transferase family protein; translated protein: MSAIKTVEIEANGKYNRQKNQFHTPFGEGLNELPVAPGKYRILWSAVCPWAHRLIIVRKLLGLEYVISVGEADPLRPPLDHIDWAFTLDENHLDPLLGIQYISEAYLKADPHYKGRPTVPAVVDMETGKVVNNDYHELTYQLETAWSKFHKKNAPNLFPVELQEQIRQLNERIFHDINNGVYRAGFARSQEAYAEAYDGVFQCLDELEERLATRRYLFGNQLTDSDVRLYVTLARFDVAYYTAFRVNQKRIKDYPNLWAYARDLYQTPGFGDTTNFEAIKKHYFLSTTIDAESTVSKILPKGPSLEDWNMAHGREKLTRKEE
- a CDS encoding glutathione S-transferase family protein, with amino-acid sequence MAEKIKVITVATTEDAHEISKEGAFVRQGNHFDTPFGDGPGDLPVEAGRYRLLVAGICPWAHRSIIVRELLGLQDVISVGTASPIRTDKGWEFSLDEGGVDPVLNIRYLPEIYAQTDPTYEGRATVPTVVDVKTNKVVNNDYFKLTNYWETAFKKFHKEGAPDLYPEELRDEIDAFNEILFHEVNNGVYKAGFSKTQEKYEEAYDALFARLDILEERLSTQRYLFGNKITDADVRFYVTLVRFDVAYYLVFKTNRNRIIDFPNIWNYAKDLYQTPGFGNTTDFDAIKKGYQLGNHGNNPYGIVAKGPEISIWNEPHDRHRFE
- a CDS encoding GNAT family N-acetyltransferase, coding for MLEIYVVDQVWQLALVYEVRKETFVVGQGIPIELEFDEKTGKTYQYVLLAEKGNGIGTARINTTHSDFAKIERVAIVPKFQFQGYGRKLIEAVEEVIRTQGYEKIVITSQVQARGFYERLGYQVNESIKLESSIPTIYTEKNLKKIGAH
- the cysK gene encoding cysteine synthase A; this translates as MVKIVDSILELTGDTPIVKLNKVVPEGAADVYVKLESYNPAGSVKDRIALAMVEQAEKDGLLQPGGTIVEPTSGNTGVGLAFVGAVKGYKVVIVLPDTFSIERRKLIQVYGAELVLTPGADGTVGAINKATELSEENGWFMPLQFDNLANPTIHKNTTGKEIVEAFGEDGVDAFISGVGTGGTVTGAGGVLKETYPDIEIYAVESAESPVLSGGKPGPHKIQGISAGFVPKVLDTEIYQEVLQVTADEAIEVAREVGKSEGILVGVSGGAAIKAAIDIAKKLGKGKKVLTVVPDNGERYLSTVLYDF
- the arsB gene encoding ACR3 family arsenite efflux transporter — its product is MKKNTLNKEVENTKSSMSLWERYLTVWVALCMFVGVLIGRFLPTVPETLSKFEYFNVSVPTAVLIWLMIFPMMLKIDFTSILNATKKPKGLFLTTTVNWLIKPFTMFAIASFFFLVVFNNFIGHELAREYIAGAVLLGAAPCTAMVFVWSHLTKGDAAYTLVQVSINDILILVLFAPIVAFLLGIGNVDVPMDTLLFSTLLFVVVPLALGFITRNVVVKKKGIEYFEHIFLKKFDGVTIVGLLLTLIIIFSFQGERILNNPFHILLIAVPLIIQNLFIFFISYGGAKACRLPFSIAAPAAMIGTSNFFELSVAVSISLFGLDSGATLVTVVGVLVEVPVMLLLVKIANSTQHWFKGYEY
- a CDS encoding ArsR/SmtB family transcription factor, encoding MKAMSEPKRVKILDLLSCGTLCACDVLNHFDFTQPTLSHHIKVLVEAELVTAERKGTWHYYSIKKDSVEQLLSDTKILFSSDKHCICVTEENQKKDNQHIELLEENDEKEYIK
- a CDS encoding phosphatase PAP2 family protein — translated: MSIKRNNHIINFSKGYLIIGIICSLIFGITCFLIQTNFQPLINMEQSLMESFQKTFNYPQMNYDGEFLQTFMTFSATLGNPIAYIIITATFALVLFINKFKDLSLWFLGVISTGGLLGAVMKRIFQRPRPMGHLIQDKGFSFPSGHAIGSTLFFLTILLVFIPLIKNKGIRICISMLSIGLWAAILFSRLYFNAHYLGDLIAGISFASFWVLAGLYVYNVTSKEKSAK
- a CDS encoding aldo/keto reductase, which encodes MQKVRLNNGVEMPILGFGTFQIPDNETEQAVIQAIQAGYRHIDTAQSYMNEEATGLGIANSGVAREELFITTKIWIENTSYEGVQASFQRSLERLGLDYVDLLLLHQPYNDVYGAWRAMEELQKEGKIKAIGVSNFAVDRVVDLALFNEITPQINQIEINPFHQQKEVIDALRQEEVVPEAWAPFAEGKNNIFQNELLSEIGKKYNKSVAQVIIRWLVEQDIVVLAKTVSPQRMKENLDVFDFSLTKEDKEQISTLNIGDSQFFSHSDPKMIKALASRKINV